A stretch of the Serratia marcescens genome encodes the following:
- the rsmS gene encoding pleiotropic regulatory protein RsmS translates to MSLENASPELQLAVDLIYLLECNEIDPATALAALDIVKRDYQEKLQRAGVTSPYLPAGQ, encoded by the coding sequence ATGTCTCTGGAAAACGCCTCACCCGAACTGCAGCTGGCGGTAGACTTGATTTACCTGCTGGAGTGCAACGAGATCGATCCGGCCACCGCGCTGGCGGCGCTGGATATCGTCAAACGGGATTATCAGGAAAAACTGCAGCGCGCCGGCGTCACCTCTCCCTATCTGCCTGCCGGACAGTAA
- the priC gene encoding primosomal replication protein PriC codes for MSTQRLLQVLAQQIAALAAEVTPRGDAPIPQARFDAALFANRGTRLRDYLAEVEKNFAQLQSAANDSRTSQVAFLAEKLVAQIAALQRELATQALRRKNQPKEAPEADLYHKLAEHQDYERRLIAMIQDRESLLGRQTTLAAQQKLQHELAALEGRLMRCRQALARIERNIERKENGF; via the coding sequence GTGAGCACTCAGCGTCTATTACAGGTGTTGGCACAGCAGATCGCGGCGCTGGCGGCCGAAGTGACCCCGCGCGGCGACGCCCCGATCCCGCAGGCACGCTTCGACGCTGCCCTGTTCGCCAACCGCGGCACGCGGCTGCGCGACTATTTGGCCGAAGTGGAGAAGAATTTCGCCCAGTTGCAAAGCGCCGCCAACGACAGCCGCACCAGCCAGGTGGCCTTTCTGGCCGAAAAACTGGTGGCTCAGATCGCCGCCCTGCAGCGCGAGCTGGCAACCCAGGCGCTGCGGCGCAAGAACCAGCCGAAAGAAGCCCCCGAGGCCGATCTGTACCACAAGCTGGCCGAGCATCAGGACTACGAACGCCGGCTGATCGCCATGATTCAGGATCGGGAAAGCCTGCTCGGCCGCCAAACCACGCTGGCGGCGCAGCAGAAGCTGCAGCACGAGCTGGCGGCGTTGGAGGGGCGCCTGATGCGCTGCCGCCAAGCGCTGGCGCGCATCGAGCGCAATATCGAGCGCAAAGAAAACGGTTTTTGA
- a CDS encoding DUF454 family protein, translating to MARGLLIILGWLAVVLATLGVVLPLLPTTPFLLLAAWCFARSSPRFHHWLLHRSWFGPYLRHWQQHRALPPGAKWKAVLVIVLTFACSLWLVKIWWVRGLLLLMLAILLTFMLRLPVIDLPQQKQR from the coding sequence ATGGCGCGTGGGTTATTGATCATTTTAGGCTGGCTGGCGGTGGTGCTGGCGACGTTGGGCGTGGTGCTGCCGCTGCTGCCGACCACGCCGTTCCTGCTGTTGGCCGCCTGGTGCTTCGCCCGCTCTTCGCCGCGCTTTCATCACTGGCTGCTGCACCGTTCCTGGTTCGGCCCCTACCTGCGCCACTGGCAGCAGCATCGCGCGCTGCCGCCGGGGGCGAAGTGGAAGGCAGTGCTGGTGATCGTGCTCACCTTCGCCTGTTCGCTGTGGCTGGTGAAAATCTGGTGGGTGCGCGGGCTGTTGCTGCTGATGCTGGCTATTTTGCTGACCTTTATGCTGCGCCTGCCGGTTATTGATCTGCCGCAACAAAAACAGCGCTGA
- the apt gene encoding adenine phosphoribosyltransferase, with protein sequence MTATAQQLQFIKDSIKTIPDYPKPGILFRDVTSLLEHPLAYAASIELLVERYREAGVTKVVGTEARGFLFGAPVALALGVGFVPVRKPGKLPRATLSESYELEYGTDKLEIHTDAITAGDKVLVVDDLLATGGTIEATTKLIRRLGGEVKDAAFIINLPDLGGEARLNKLGIDCYCLVDFAGH encoded by the coding sequence ATGACCGCTACTGCGCAGCAGCTTCAGTTTATTAAAGACAGTATCAAAACCATCCCGGATTATCCGAAGCCGGGCATCCTGTTCCGCGACGTGACCAGCCTGCTGGAACACCCGTTGGCCTACGCCGCCAGCATCGAGCTGCTGGTTGAGCGCTATCGCGAAGCGGGCGTGACCAAGGTGGTGGGTACCGAAGCGCGTGGTTTCCTGTTCGGCGCGCCCGTCGCGCTGGCATTGGGCGTCGGTTTCGTGCCGGTGCGCAAACCGGGCAAACTGCCGCGCGCCACGCTCAGCGAAAGCTATGAGCTGGAGTACGGCACCGACAAGCTGGAGATCCACACCGACGCCATCACCGCGGGTGACAAAGTGCTGGTGGTGGACGATCTGCTGGCGACCGGCGGCACCATCGAAGCGACCACCAAACTGATCCGCCGCCTGGGCGGTGAAGTGAAAGACGCCGCGTTCATCATCAACCTGCCGGATTTGGGCGGGGAAGCGCGTCTGAACAAGCTGGGCATCGACTGCTACTGCCTGGTGGACTTCGCCGGCCATTGA
- the dnaX gene encoding DNA polymerase III subunit gamma/tau, whose amino-acid sequence MSYQVLARKWRPQTFADVVGQEHVLTALANGLSLGRIHHAYLFSGTRGVGKTTIARLLAKGLNCETGITATPCGQCDNCREIEQGRFVDLIEIDAASRTKVEDTRDLLDNVQYAPARGRFKVYLIDEVHMLSRHSFNALLKTLEEPPPHVKFLLATTDPQKLPVTILSRCLQFHLKALDVDQIRQQLETVLTAEQITSDARALQLLARAADGSMRDALSLTDQAIAMGQGQVTAATVSQMLGTLDDEQPLAILEALVSADGEKVMAQVAQAASRGVDWENLLVETLALLHRIAMVQLLPSMLDNHYAAVEQRLRELARTLPPADVQLYYQTLLVGRKELAYAPDRRMGVEMTLLRALAFHPKAVIPEPVALVQTAPAPMAQPQAAAAQQPPQFQDAPPPLGQPAAPQRQSSTPLPDATAQLLKARSQLQRQQGASTPKKNEPAAPGIARPANSALGRLASVTERSQQRLAEKKVPEKPAKPEAYRWRAQTEPEAAPEPLATPKALRTALEHEKTPELAAKLVVESLERDAWAAEIDKLKIPKLVQQLALNAFKQQPEAGKICLHLRSSQRHLNSPSAQKTLAEALGELYGSPIELTVIEDDNPAERTPLEWRQAIYEEKLAQARQSIVADTHIQTLCRFFDADLDEESIRPL is encoded by the coding sequence ATGAGCTATCAGGTTCTCGCCCGTAAGTGGCGCCCTCAAACGTTCGCAGACGTGGTCGGCCAGGAACATGTCCTGACCGCGCTGGCCAACGGCCTCTCGCTGGGGCGGATCCATCACGCCTATCTGTTCTCGGGCACCCGCGGCGTGGGGAAAACCACTATCGCGCGCCTGCTGGCCAAAGGCCTGAACTGTGAAACCGGCATCACCGCCACGCCGTGCGGTCAATGCGACAACTGCCGCGAGATCGAGCAGGGGCGCTTCGTCGATTTGATCGAGATCGACGCCGCTTCCCGAACCAAGGTGGAAGATACCCGCGATCTGCTGGACAACGTCCAGTACGCGCCGGCACGCGGCCGCTTCAAGGTCTACCTGATCGACGAAGTGCACATGCTCTCGCGCCATAGCTTCAACGCGTTGCTGAAGACGCTGGAAGAGCCGCCGCCGCACGTCAAATTCCTGTTGGCCACTACCGATCCGCAAAAGCTGCCGGTGACCATTCTCTCGCGCTGTCTGCAGTTCCACCTCAAGGCGCTGGACGTCGATCAGATCCGCCAGCAGCTGGAAACGGTGCTGACGGCGGAACAGATCACCAGCGATGCCCGCGCGCTGCAGCTGCTGGCGCGCGCCGCCGACGGCAGCATGCGCGATGCGCTGAGCCTGACCGATCAGGCGATCGCCATGGGGCAGGGGCAGGTGACCGCCGCCACCGTCAGCCAGATGCTCGGCACGCTCGATGATGAGCAGCCGCTGGCGATCCTCGAAGCGCTGGTCAGCGCCGACGGCGAAAAGGTGATGGCGCAGGTCGCGCAGGCCGCTTCGCGCGGCGTGGACTGGGAAAACCTGCTGGTGGAGACGCTGGCGCTGCTGCACCGCATTGCGATGGTGCAGCTGCTGCCTTCGATGCTCGACAACCACTACGCCGCCGTGGAACAACGGCTGCGCGAGCTGGCGCGCACCCTGCCGCCGGCCGATGTGCAACTTTACTACCAGACGCTGTTGGTGGGCCGCAAAGAGCTGGCCTATGCGCCGGATCGCCGCATGGGGGTTGAGATGACCCTGCTGCGCGCGCTGGCGTTTCACCCGAAAGCGGTGATCCCGGAGCCGGTGGCGTTGGTGCAGACCGCGCCGGCGCCGATGGCGCAACCGCAGGCGGCCGCAGCGCAACAGCCGCCGCAGTTTCAGGACGCGCCGCCGCCGTTAGGGCAGCCGGCCGCGCCACAGCGACAATCATCGACCCCATTACCGGATGCCACCGCCCAGCTGTTGAAAGCGCGGTCCCAGCTGCAACGGCAGCAGGGAGCATCCACACCAAAAAAGAATGAGCCGGCGGCGCCAGGAATAGCGCGGCCGGCAAACTCGGCACTGGGGCGTTTGGCTTCCGTGACCGAGCGTAGCCAGCAGCGCCTGGCGGAGAAGAAGGTGCCGGAAAAACCGGCCAAGCCGGAAGCCTATCGCTGGCGCGCGCAGACCGAGCCGGAAGCGGCGCCGGAACCGTTGGCGACGCCGAAAGCGCTGCGCACGGCGTTGGAGCACGAGAAAACGCCGGAGCTGGCCGCCAAGCTGGTGGTGGAGTCGCTGGAGCGCGACGCCTGGGCGGCGGAAATCGACAAGCTGAAGATCCCGAAACTGGTGCAGCAGCTGGCGTTGAACGCCTTCAAGCAGCAGCCGGAAGCGGGCAAGATTTGCCTCCATCTGCGGTCTTCGCAGCGTCATCTGAATTCGCCTTCGGCGCAGAAGACGTTGGCCGAAGCGCTCGGTGAGCTGTACGGCAGCCCGATCGAGCTGACCGTGATAGAGGACGATAATCCGGCGGAGCGCACCCCGCTGGAGTGGCGACAAGCCATCTATGAAGAAAAGCTGGCGCAGGCGCGCCAGTCCATCGTTGCGGATACCCATATTCAGACGCTGTGCCGGTTCTTCGACGCGGATCTGGATGAAGAGAGTATCCGCCCCCTTTAA
- a CDS encoding YbaB/EbfC family nucleoid-associated protein, producing MFGKGGLGNLMKQAQQMQEKMQQMQEEVAKLEVTGESGAGLVKVTINGAHNCRRVEIDPSLMEDDKDMLEDLIAAAFNDAARRIEETQKEKMASVSSGMQLPPGFKMPF from the coding sequence ATGTTTGGTAAAGGCGGTCTGGGCAACCTGATGAAGCAAGCCCAGCAAATGCAAGAAAAAATGCAGCAGATGCAGGAAGAAGTCGCCAAATTGGAAGTAACCGGCGAGTCTGGCGCGGGCCTGGTGAAGGTCACCATCAACGGCGCGCACAACTGCCGCCGCGTGGAGATCGATCCTAGCCTGATGGAAGACGACAAAGACATGCTGGAAGATCTGATCGCCGCCGCGTTTAACGACGCCGCGCGCCGTATCGAAGAGACCCAGAAAGAGAAAATGGCCTCCGTTTCCAGCGGCATGCAGTTGCCGCCTGGCTTCAAGATGCCGTTCTGA
- the recR gene encoding recombination mediator RecR, whose amino-acid sequence MQTSPLLESLMEALRCLPGVGPKSAQRMAFQLLQRDRSGGMRLAQALTRAMSEIGHCADCRTFTEQDVCTICANPRRQQNGQICVVESPADIHAIEQTGQFAGRYFVLMGHLSPLDGIGPGDIGLDRLEQRLEKESITEVILATNPTVEGEATANYIAEMCGQYGVLASRIAHGVPVGGELEMVDGTTLSHSLAGRHAIKF is encoded by the coding sequence ATGCAAACCAGCCCGCTCCTTGAATCCCTGATGGAGGCGCTGCGTTGCCTGCCGGGCGTTGGCCCGAAATCGGCGCAGCGCATGGCGTTTCAGCTGCTGCAGCGCGATCGCAGCGGTGGTATGCGCCTGGCGCAGGCGTTGACGCGCGCGATGTCGGAGATCGGCCACTGCGCCGATTGCCGCACCTTCACCGAACAGGACGTCTGCACCATCTGCGCCAACCCGCGCCGTCAGCAAAACGGCCAGATTTGCGTGGTGGAAAGCCCGGCGGATATCCACGCCATCGAGCAGACCGGCCAGTTCGCCGGGCGCTACTTTGTGTTGATGGGGCATCTGTCGCCGCTGGACGGCATCGGGCCGGGCGATATCGGTCTGGATCGCCTGGAGCAACGGCTGGAAAAGGAAAGCATCACCGAAGTGATCCTCGCCACCAACCCGACGGTGGAAGGGGAAGCGACCGCCAACTACATCGCTGAGATGTGCGGCCAGTATGGCGTGCTCGCCAGCCGTATCGCCCACGGCGTGCCGGTGGGCGGCGAGCTGGAAATGGTCGATGGCACCACGCTGTCGCATTCGCTGGCCGGGCGTCACGCCATCAAGTTCTGA
- the htpG gene encoding molecular chaperone HtpG: MKGQETRGFQSEVKQLLHLMIHSLYSNKEIFLRELISNASDAADKLRFRALSAPELYAGDGELRVRLSFDKEQRTLTIADNGIGMRREEVIENLGTIAKSGTKAFLESIGSDQAKDSQLIGQFGVGFYSAFIVADKVTVRTRAAGAADDEGVFWESAGEGDYTIADITKETRGTEITLHLREGEDEYLDAWRLRSVIGKYSDHIALPVEIESKNEEDDTVTWEKINKAQALWTRSKADVTDEEYKEFYKHIAHDFTDPLSWSHNRVEGKQEYTSLLYIPAQAPWDMWNRDHKHGLKLYVQRVFIMDDAEQFMPNYLRFVRGLIDSNDLPLNVSREILQDSRVTQNLRGALTKRVLQMLDKLAKDDAEGYQKFWQQFGLVLKEGPAEDNGNQEAIAKLLRFASTHGDSSAQTVSLEEYVGRMAEGQEKIYYITADSYAAAKSSPHLELFRKKGIEVLLLSDRIDEWMMSYLTEFDGKPFQSVSKADEALDKLADETEEQKAAEKQLEPFIERVKTLLGERVKDVRLTHRLTDTPAIVVTDADEMSTQMAKLFAAAGQQAPEVKYIFELNPEHALVKRASDVGDNEHFAEWIDLLLDQALLAERGTLEDPNLFIRRMNKLLSA; the protein is encoded by the coding sequence ATGAAAGGTCAAGAAACCCGCGGGTTCCAGTCTGAAGTAAAACAGCTGCTTCATTTGATGATCCATTCGCTGTACTCCAACAAAGAAATTTTCCTGCGCGAGCTGATTTCCAACGCCTCTGACGCCGCCGACAAGCTGCGCTTCCGCGCCCTGTCCGCGCCAGAGCTGTACGCCGGCGACGGCGAGCTGCGCGTACGTTTGTCCTTCGATAAAGAGCAGCGCACCCTGACCATCGCCGACAACGGCATCGGCATGCGCCGCGAAGAAGTGATCGAAAACCTCGGCACCATCGCCAAGTCCGGCACCAAAGCGTTCCTGGAATCCATCGGTTCCGATCAGGCGAAAGACAGCCAGCTGATCGGCCAGTTCGGCGTCGGTTTCTACTCGGCGTTCATCGTGGCGGACAAAGTGACCGTGCGCACCCGCGCCGCCGGTGCCGCCGATGACGAAGGCGTGTTCTGGGAGTCTGCCGGCGAAGGCGACTACACCATCGCCGATATCACCAAAGAGACCCGCGGCACCGAAATCACCCTGCATCTGCGCGAAGGCGAAGATGAGTACCTCGACGCCTGGCGCCTGCGCTCGGTGATCGGCAAATATTCCGATCACATCGCCTTGCCGGTAGAGATCGAAAGCAAAAACGAAGAAGACGATACCGTCACCTGGGAGAAGATCAACAAGGCGCAGGCCCTGTGGACCCGCAGCAAGGCGGATGTGACCGACGAAGAGTACAAAGAGTTCTACAAGCACATTGCCCACGACTTCACCGATCCGCTGAGCTGGAGCCACAACCGGGTGGAAGGCAAGCAGGAGTACACCAGCCTGCTGTATATCCCGGCGCAGGCGCCGTGGGACATGTGGAACCGCGATCACAAGCACGGCCTGAAGCTGTATGTGCAGCGCGTGTTCATCATGGACGACGCCGAGCAATTCATGCCGAACTACCTGCGCTTCGTGCGCGGGTTGATCGATTCCAACGATCTGCCGCTGAACGTGTCGCGCGAGATCCTGCAAGACAGCCGCGTGACGCAAAACCTGCGCGGCGCGCTGACCAAGCGCGTGCTGCAGATGCTGGATAAGCTGGCCAAAGACGACGCCGAAGGCTACCAGAAATTCTGGCAGCAGTTCGGTCTGGTGCTGAAAGAGGGTCCGGCGGAAGACAACGGCAACCAGGAAGCGATCGCCAAATTGCTGCGCTTTGCCTCCACCCACGGCGACAGTTCGGCGCAGACCGTGTCGCTGGAAGAGTACGTCGGCCGCATGGCGGAAGGGCAGGAGAAGATTTATTACATCACCGCCGACAGCTACGCCGCCGCCAAGAGCAGCCCGCACCTGGAGCTGTTCCGCAAGAAAGGCATCGAAGTGTTGCTGCTGTCCGATCGCATCGACGAGTGGATGATGAGCTACCTGACCGAGTTCGACGGCAAGCCGTTCCAGTCGGTCAGCAAAGCGGATGAAGCGCTGGATAAACTGGCGGATGAAACCGAAGAGCAGAAGGCCGCCGAGAAGCAGCTGGAACCGTTCATCGAACGCGTGAAAACCCTGCTGGGCGAGCGCGTGAAGGATGTGCGCCTGACGCACCGCCTGACCGATACGCCGGCGATCGTGGTGACCGACGCCGACGAAATGAGCACCCAGATGGCCAAGCTGTTCGCCGCCGCCGGCCAGCAGGCGCCGGAAGTGAAGTACATTTTCGAGCTTAATCCTGAGCATGCGTTGGTCAAACGCGCATCTGACGTGGGCGATAACGAACATTTCGCCGAATGGATCGACCTGTTATTGGATCAGGCGCTGCTGGCTGAACGCGGCACGCTGGAGGATCCGAACCTGTTCATCCGTCGCATGAATAAGTTACTGTCCGCCTAA
- the adk gene encoding adenylate kinase, producing the protein MRIILLGAPGAGKGTQAQFIMEKYGIPQISTGDMLRAAVKAGSELGKQAKEIMDAGKLVTDELVIALVKERIAQEDCRKGFLLDGFPRTIPQADAMKEAGINVDFVLEFDVPDELIVDRIVGRRVHAPSGRVYHVKFNPPQVEGKDDVTGEELTTRKDDQEETVRKRLVEYHQMTAPLISYYSKEAAAGNTQYRKIDGTRKVAEVSAELATILG; encoded by the coding sequence ATGCGTATCATTCTGCTGGGCGCTCCGGGCGCTGGTAAAGGTACTCAGGCTCAATTCATCATGGAGAAATACGGCATTCCGCAAATCTCCACCGGTGATATGTTGCGCGCAGCCGTGAAGGCCGGCAGTGAACTGGGCAAGCAGGCGAAAGAGATCATGGACGCCGGCAAGCTGGTGACCGATGAGCTGGTGATCGCGCTGGTCAAAGAGCGCATCGCTCAGGAAGATTGCCGCAAGGGCTTCCTGTTGGACGGTTTCCCACGCACCATTCCGCAGGCTGACGCGATGAAAGAAGCCGGCATCAACGTGGACTTCGTGCTGGAGTTCGACGTGCCGGACGAGCTGATCGTTGACCGCATCGTTGGCCGCCGCGTGCACGCGCCGTCCGGCCGCGTATACCACGTGAAGTTCAATCCGCCGCAGGTGGAAGGTAAAGACGACGTGACCGGCGAAGAGCTGACCACGCGCAAGGACGATCAGGAAGAGACCGTGCGCAAGCGCCTGGTGGAATACCATCAGATGACCGCGCCGCTGATCTCTTACTACAGCAAAGAAGCGGCAGCGGGCAACACCCAATACCGCAAAATCGACGGCACCCGCAAGGTCGCCGAAGTGAGCGCAGAGCTGGCGACCATCCTCGGTTGA
- a CDS encoding sugar diacid recognition domain-containing protein, producing MFRQTNLLAEATARQIVQRAMGIISHSVNVMDSNGVIIASGNPQRLFQRHEGAVLALAENRVVEIDRVTAEHLKGVRPGINLLFSFRNQRVGVIGISGEPAEVRAYAELVKMAAEMMVEQAALLDQHQWEKRYREELANQLLQPQPNTASLAAMAAYLGLELRQARIVWIVELQEAQPHLLRELLAELEATQRDALIAITGFNEMTLLRPACMAQGEWSLKLERQQAQRLQNQLKHRFRVRLIVGGFYDDPQSAYRSSLTARATQAMAQRLKLRHATLFYHDYPLPSLLCDLGEDWRAQELGRPWRTLGEQDEKGVLRGTLRHYFSQNCDQTQTAAQLHIHVNTLRYRLQRIEAITGMKINQLTDALRLYIGMLMHD from the coding sequence ATGTTCAGACAGACCAATCTTCTGGCGGAAGCCACCGCGCGCCAGATCGTCCAGCGTGCGATGGGTATCATCAGCCATTCCGTCAACGTGATGGACAGCAACGGTGTGATCATCGCCTCCGGCAACCCGCAGCGCCTGTTCCAGCGCCACGAAGGCGCGGTGCTGGCGCTGGCGGAGAACCGGGTGGTGGAAATCGACCGTGTCACCGCCGAACACCTGAAGGGCGTGCGGCCCGGCATCAACCTGCTGTTCAGCTTTCGCAACCAGCGGGTGGGGGTGATCGGCATCTCCGGTGAACCGGCCGAGGTGCGTGCCTACGCCGAGCTGGTGAAGATGGCGGCGGAGATGATGGTAGAGCAGGCGGCGCTGCTGGATCAGCACCAGTGGGAAAAACGCTATCGGGAAGAGCTGGCGAATCAGCTGCTGCAACCGCAGCCGAACACTGCGTCGCTGGCGGCGATGGCGGCGTATCTGGGATTGGAACTGCGCCAGGCGCGCATCGTGTGGATCGTCGAGCTGCAAGAGGCGCAGCCGCACCTGCTGCGCGAGTTGCTGGCGGAGCTGGAAGCCACCCAGCGCGACGCGTTGATCGCCATTACCGGCTTCAATGAAATGACCCTGCTGCGCCCGGCCTGTATGGCGCAGGGCGAATGGAGCCTGAAGCTGGAGCGCCAACAGGCCCAGCGTTTGCAAAACCAGCTCAAACACCGCTTTCGGGTGCGCTTGATCGTCGGCGGTTTTTATGACGATCCGCAAAGCGCCTACCGTTCCAGCCTGACGGCGCGCGCCACCCAGGCGATGGCGCAGCGCCTGAAACTGCGCCATGCCACGCTGTTCTACCACGACTATCCGCTGCCGTCGCTGCTGTGCGATCTGGGGGAGGACTGGCGCGCGCAGGAGCTGGGGCGCCCCTGGCGGACGCTGGGCGAACAGGACGAAAAAGGCGTGCTGCGCGGCACGCTGCGCCACTATTTTTCGCAGAATTGTGATCAGACGCAGACCGCCGCGCAGCTGCATATCCACGTCAATACCCTGCGCTATCGCCTGCAGCGCATCGAAGCGATAACCGGCATGAAAATCAATCAATTAACCGACGCTCTGCGGTTGTATATCGGCATGTTGATGCACGACTGA
- a CDS encoding GntP family permease has product MTTVSTLGALVALAVAIVLILSKVPPAYGMIAGALAGGLCGGADLVQTVTLMIGGAQGITNAVMRILAAGVLAGVLIESGAAHTIAETIVRKVGETRALLALAVATLILTAVGVFIDVAVITVAPIALSIAQKAGISRAAILLAMIGGGKAGNVMSPNPNTIAAADNFHVPLTSVMMAGIVPGLCGLVVAYLLARRLSDKGSKVMAEELTQHAEGARPGFAAAISAPLVAILLLSLRPIAGIAVDPLIALPAGGLAGALLMGRIRQCNQFMVSGLSRMAPVAIMLLGTGTLAGIIANSALKDVLINGLTHTGLPAWLLAPLSGALMSMATASTTAGTAVASGVFSSTLLELGVSGLAGAAMIHAGATVLDHLPHGSFFHATGGSVNMAVHERLKLLPYETLVGFTIAAISALMFGVFNLAG; this is encoded by the coding sequence ATGACAACCGTATCCACTCTGGGAGCGCTGGTGGCGTTAGCCGTCGCCATCGTCCTGATTTTAAGCAAGGTGCCACCGGCTTACGGCATGATTGCCGGCGCGCTGGCGGGCGGACTGTGCGGCGGTGCCGATCTGGTGCAGACCGTAACGCTGATGATCGGCGGGGCGCAGGGCATCACCAACGCCGTGATGCGCATTCTGGCGGCGGGGGTGCTGGCCGGGGTGCTGATCGAATCCGGCGCGGCGCACACCATCGCCGAAACCATTGTCCGCAAGGTGGGTGAAACCCGCGCGCTGCTGGCGCTGGCGGTGGCTACACTGATCCTGACGGCGGTGGGGGTATTTATCGACGTGGCGGTGATCACCGTCGCGCCGATCGCGCTATCGATCGCCCAGAAGGCCGGCATTTCGCGCGCGGCGATCCTGCTGGCGATGATCGGCGGCGGCAAGGCCGGCAACGTGATGTCGCCCAACCCGAACACCATCGCGGCGGCGGACAACTTCCACGTGCCGCTCACCTCGGTGATGATGGCCGGCATCGTGCCGGGGCTGTGCGGCCTGGTGGTGGCCTATCTGCTGGCGCGTCGCCTGAGCGATAAAGGCAGCAAAGTGATGGCCGAAGAGCTGACTCAGCATGCCGAAGGGGCGCGGCCGGGCTTCGCTGCGGCGATCAGCGCGCCGCTGGTGGCGATCCTGCTGCTGTCGCTGCGGCCGATCGCCGGTATCGCCGTCGATCCGCTGATCGCGCTGCCGGCCGGCGGGTTGGCGGGCGCGCTGCTGATGGGGCGCATCCGCCAATGCAATCAGTTTATGGTTTCCGGCCTGTCGCGCATGGCACCGGTAGCGATCATGCTGCTCGGCACCGGCACGCTGGCGGGCATTATCGCCAACTCGGCGCTGAAGGATGTCTTGATTAACGGCTTAACGCACACCGGGCTGCCGGCCTGGCTGCTGGCGCCGCTGTCCGGCGCGCTGATGTCGATGGCGACCGCATCGACCACCGCCGGCACCGCCGTGGCTTCCGGGGTGTTCAGCTCTACGCTGCTCGAGCTGGGCGTGAGCGGGCTGGCCGGTGCGGCGATGATCCATGCGGGCGCCACGGTGCTGGATCACCTGCCGCACGGCAGCTTCTTCCACGCTACCGGCGGCAGCGTCAATATGGCGGTGCACGAGCGGCTGAAGCTGTTGCCGTATGAAACGCTGGTGGGATTCACCATCGCGGCAATCTCGGCGCTGATGTTTGGCGTATTTAACCTGGCGGGATAA